The Biomphalaria glabrata chromosome 1, xgBioGlab47.1, whole genome shotgun sequence sequence AAggagaagacaaaatatttgagaagttgtttacatttttttttcatttaaattttttgcATTGCAAAATTCAGATTAATCCATTTTCAATAATTGTCAAGACAATGCTTAGTATCAAAATTTTGttagaatttaaaatatattgattAAATGTAAAATGGAACACAGCTTGGGGAAGtctcaataatttttttcaaggCTTTATGAATTGCACCCATAAATAACTGCCCATATTTCTGTATTATGTGATATACTCTGTATAAACTCATTAAACATTTTGTGGTTTTACTTTTAGTTGCCATATTTCATACAAAAATAATTGCTTCAAGAATTATTGTATTCACAATTGATTGATGTATTAATTATAACTAACATTTATTTGCTAATGTACTTTTTACTACATAATTACCATTATATTTTTGTGATAATTGTTGTGTTTTCAAAACCCTAATGTAATGGTAAtgattatacatatttatatttgatattaaacccaactatattgttaattttttttttctttttattttcttgaaaaattaattttttgacttcagttgttttagttattttctactcTCTAGTTTATATACAGCCTGGActttgttcttttaaaaaaaatagccttaTTTTCATATATATGATTCATGTGCAGTCTAAACAACATTTTTCTATCAATGGCAATGCAAaccattttctttaaaaaaaacttattttactactcattataataatatgatAAGTAGTTGAAATTTCATTTCGTGAAATTCAAAATAGGAAATTGGAAAGTGATTACATGAAGCTTAATAAGGCAATAAAATATGCAagaaaatagtaggcctacatttgaaATCCTTGCAGGTAGGGTACAAAGTTGCATATATAGAAAACAATTCGTTCACTTAGAAACTGTGAGAGgtctttgttttaattttaagtttaatAGATTTGAATTTCTTGAAATTTCCTTCAATTGCAGTGTCCCAGTATGTTTTGGTACTACAAGTGTTGATGATTTTTCTCAATAGTTCAATATTTAAGTTCTGTTTGACTAGAATTTGAGAAAATGAAAAGCTgaatgcaatgaaaaaaaaaggtggaatTATAGTCTTAAGAAAAATTGTAGCAGCTTTGAGACTtgtgtcaattaaaaaaaaggatcctTTAAAGATGGGAATAAACTCTGATAGAAGAGATTAGATCTAGCTGCATTTCTTCAGTAAATCTCTGGTGAAAATGTGGGATAgattaaaacatataaaatttGGTTtgaaaattgaattaaaaaaatatatatatatacatctcaactttgagattttaaaaatattcttagaaATAGCTATGCCAATCTTTTATAATTGTTACACCTTAAAACGGTCATTGAAAACTCTCAGAATTCTAAAATGATGTCACACTAACAGATAATTCTTTTCAACAGCAAGACTCTACCTGCTCAAAAGcagagccaatattttttttttcttaacttttCTGTAGCTTGGCTACACAATTTATagatttaaacaatattttgatCTGATTTGGCAAGATATGCAATGAGAGAGTCTATATAGACACAAATATTAGCCTACTACATTCTAGATACTGATTATAATACTACGGCCCTCTAATGAAAGGTAAGTAGATTATTCATGAACCTAATTTAAAAGTGTTTCAGAAATTAGTAGGAAAGGATTGCACAATCCAGTTCTATTCAGAAACTATTCATGCATTACATTTCATTACATGGTCGTGGAAAAGCTTGAGGAATTTACAGAAAGCTTGATTATGTAGTTGACAACAAGTTTTCGTGGGAAGACAATTGtgtaactttaacaaaaaaattcacACATCGGCTATCCTTCCTATTCAAACTAACAGTTTAAACTACATAAGAATATCTTGAATAATTGTTACTGTGCGACACTGTAAAACAGAGACTATGCAATAACTTGTCAGCAATGTAAGGCAACATGTCATCTAAACTGTTGTGCCGCCTAGACAACCTTATAAAAAGagcacaaaaaacaaacaaacacgcacaacactaccatatttaaatgaactttttgaacaaaaatgtcttaGCAAAGTCGGACTTATCTTAGAAGACAACCGCCACCCGCTCCATTATAATTACAAGTCATCGCGCTGTGGGCGACTAATGTCCATCAAGACTAGAACCTAACGGttcaaaaactcgttcgttacTCATTGTCAAACTGTATCTGCGCTACTCGTTGAGTAGGAAACTTGAAAAGGACGCATGTGTGTAATCATTCAATGAACTTCTCTATATGTTGtatctgttctatttatgtgaattaCGGGCCGCTTAAAATTGGAGAGATGTATGCCCTAGGCCTACATCAGTTTTTCCATTAAAATGTAATTGTTATTCACATTGTTTCAAAATGGTTCTACTAATGGTTGCCAAAgaggaatattcacatttaacttgagtaacacctttagtaaaatcagtaaatttagaaagcctacgggagagaagactcaaaagtaaagtagcaattatacataaaaaaaaaataaaaaaatacaaaaacaaaatctaataaaatactcagaaagatacaaagataaaggcacattgacattcctcgttccatgtgcaaggataaatttgtacaaatagcctactccttcttccctagtgctattagagcatggaatgggttgcctgagctagccaggaaaaccagtgacttggcagaatttaagtcattggttaacatgcatgactagatgtatgacacgtaggacgtaggctaatcatcatcttttttttttaaagtaacgtctgtagcctattatataagataagataaaatgttGTGCCGAACTTATTGAGAAATGCTCTGAAAGATTATGGATTTTAGTATATCAGGAAAACAAATTTATCTTTGTGTAAGTGTAAATCGATGTATTATTTACACATATGAGAGAGTAGCACCAGATACGATTGTGAGACAGATCAAATTACTTGGCAAATCATGCTTCAAATGATCatagaataaatatatagatatatacccCAAAAACTAGTTAGACATGCGAAAGTAGgacatagtaggcctactgtcgtCCCTCATTCATATATCAGGGCCCCGGCTGCCCCGCTCATTCGAATCACGACTCTTGttaccttgaaaaaaaaaagccaatcaAGGAGTCGGACGAAGGCGTCCCCATTATCCCGTTGACCGTTAGAAGGAGTTCTTCTAACAGAGACAGGCGAGGACAGGGAGATTTTCACCCAAAGCCCTGTCTGAAGGTTCCACGATGTTAGCGTCCATTACTTGTCTATATAATGATTGGATCGTAGATCATCGTGCTATTATACTTAGCTAACAACACTCTGAAACGGGCCCCGCTCGCTATTAAGCGGCCGAAGGCAGCACCGAATACTGGGAATTTCTTCATATTCCTATCCTGTATAACCACCACAAAGCAGTGTAAGGACCGACACTCATAGGCCTACTGGAATCCTCGGAGGCTTGTTACCAGAGTGATTGACTTTCTGGCCAAAAGAAGAAACACCTCAATAATGAGCTCATTCGGTCATAGATTGTAAGACATAGGCTAATGACTCGCTGTCAAAAGTTATCCTAGGGAGTACGTAGAAAGGGTCATCCAACTTCCGACTCCCAAGGAAAAATTGTCTGGATAACGACAAGGAGTGGACCAACCTCTCTCTAGTcactcttgatatcctgctaagaacagcagCTGACCAGATAAGTGGAGGTATTTGGTTGCAGAACTGTCTCAGTACTCCAAAGACGAAAAACATGATCATATATATGGCAGTGCGGacaattattttatctttattacTGCCGGAAGTTGATCGCTTCCTTTGCTTGtattgtaacaaaaatgaaaatggCAAATGAACCTGTGCCAGTAATCCGCCGCAATAGGCCTGGCACGAAAGCAAAGGTTTGTAGAGCATAAatatctattttgtaatgtttatGTTAAGAAATATATAAAGGTGCCGCAAATaagtaaatctagatactaagatagctttagactagatctaaatcttctaGTCTGTCTACTCACTGACTGCACCGACTCAGACTcagttaaaataataatgttatattttttttatcagttcACTCGACTGTCTCGACTCAGTGACTGGCTACAATCATTTACTTTGGCTTTTATAGTTTTGCTTAATTTTTATTGAAGTGTGTTTCtaacctcacccccccccctagctTTTATTTgggggattggggggggggggtaacctcAAAACCTCCTGTTGGAAcactcatgaaatttggtgattgtagctttgttttttattggagTGTGGTTATAACATTCCACATTTACTCTGCTATACAATATGTTTTTGTCTGATATGCTTCTACTGCATGCAACATGTCTAATTTCAATAAGACTAATCTCAATAATGAGTCATTGGTTTCACTACAGGAATGGTGTAATTGGGAAGATGAATCTTTTGAAGAGATGGATAGTACTTTAGCTGTTCAGCAGGTGAGAAGACTTTTTATTAGTAAATGACAAAGTTTTACCAATGCCCTGAAATTAATACTATTTATGCTTTAATTGACATTtgctatacatttttttctttattcaatTTGGCTTCATTTTAATAGTTAACTTTTTCTCTCAAACCCATGAttaggagataaagagttaaatctGTTGGTGACTATGTCTTCTTAAAATTATTAACTTCAATgctttgatttgttttatttgctaGTTCATTCAGCAAGCTATTAGAAAAGATTTTACAAACGTGGAAGAAATCTTGAATCCTCCTGATGGACAAGATGAAGGAGTATGGAAATATGAGCATCTACggtaaatatattatttcttggATTTTAATGTACATTGGCAGGAAGAATTAATTGTTTGATAAACTCTCATTTTACTTGAGGCCTCTTGATCATCTAAAGGTGATTTTTGTATTTTCCAGACAGTTTTGCATGGAATTGAATGGATTAGCCGTTAAACTGCAGgtaacatttctatttcatggctttttgaatatatttggggaaaaaagtataaatttaGTATATTTAACACAATCGTGTATAATTTGTTTCAAATgggtattattattttgtttgggcCTGAATAACCATGACTTTTAGCATTCattcaatttttataaaattagtaGGAATAGTAGCTCCTtacttaaattatatataaataaaggacattttattaaaagtttaaaaaaggggtgggggaataaagtttgttttaaaaaaaaggtctttatttcttttgtaagtATTTTTGGGCTGCATCATATCAAGTTATTATTTGTTACAATCTATTTTTCTCTGTATAGTCCATCAATATTTAAGTATGTACTCATTTTGAAATGACATTGCAGGCAGAATGTAACCCAGAGACCTGTACACAAATGACAGCCACAGAACAATGGATTTTTCTTTGTGCGGCACATAAAACACCAAAAGAagtaaattgtttattttctatcacttttaaaacaaatagttaaaagAACATGTTTTTGTGATGTCTGTCATGTTTACATCAAAACTCTCTGTTCACAACTGTCTTCATTGTGCTACCTAAATAGTGCTACCAATAGCTACTTTTGTTATTCTGAATATTTTGTTACCTtatttcatttgtgtgtgtatgtgtgtgattgtttctaattgattaaaaattttttgttgTAAACTTGACTTCATGGAAATTTTGTTTCGTTAATCTTTTTCAGTGTCCAGCTATTGACTACACAAGACATACATTAGATGGGGCAGCATGTCTtttaaatagtaataaatattttCCAAGCAGGTAAATACATCTGTAGAGCTTAGGATATTAGGTTGCTGTCTATAGACTAATAATTGACTTAGCTCAAAAGGTGCTATCAAACTGATTTCTCTGTTGATCAATACAAAagaaattatacatttttaaacttattgatttttatatatttattttatattagctGCTTgaatagtagaaaaaaaatggacactaacttaaaataatttttagtttttaaagtttaaaagattgttcttttaataaatttagCATCAATTTAAACATAGACATTGCTATCAATATAATACCTTTACATACTaacatattatattattacaatgaatattttatttgtagtcTCACAAAGAATGAAGATATTTTCAATGCATAGACATTTGGATGTTTATATACACATTCATAAAAATAAGCTTATGAATTTGTAGATAAATGTAAAGGACTCACCTACTAGAATGCTGCTTAAAATTTttgtatttacatatttaatttttttcctatGAATTGCAGATAATTCAGATATTTTTCAGATTGCAGATAATTTtcctaagaaaaaaacattaatacattttgtctatcattattttttttttaaaatttaaaactttgtacaatCTTTGTACTAATCtgataaacatttttctttcacaTCCAATAACTAATTCATCGAGCACTT is a genomic window containing:
- the LOC106072309 gene encoding MOB-like protein phocein, giving the protein MKMANEPVPVIRRNRPGTKAKEWCNWEDESFEEMDSTLAVQQFIQQAIRKDFTNVEEILNPPDGQDEGVWKYEHLRQFCMELNGLAVKLQAECNPETCTQMTATEQWIFLCAAHKTPKECPAIDYTRHTLDGAACLLNSNKYFPSRVSIKDSSVAKLGSVCRRVYRIFSHAYFHHRVLFDQYENETYLCRRFTQFVTKYNLMSKDNLIVPIMEDQQTLEGESEA